A region of Desulfovibrio sp. DNA encodes the following proteins:
- a CDS encoding Bax inhibitor-1/YccA family protein encodes MSYSRSVAQSAASSVVSIYMRQVYQWMTAGLAVTTVVAYAVASSPAIQAAIFGNTIVLILMLVAQFGLVIALSAAVHKMSGGTATGLFLLYSAVTGATLSSIFVVYPIASIANAFLVTTGTFLAMSVYGTVTKRDLTAMGSFLFMGLIGIVIASLVNIFLKSSMMDFIISCVGVLIFTGLTAYDTQKLRQFGENAPLEDGTAVRRGAILGALTLYLDFINLFLMMLRLFGGNRE; translated from the coding sequence ATGTCGTATAGCCGCAGTGTTGCTCAAAGCGCCGCCAGTAGCGTCGTTTCCATTTACATGCGTCAGGTTTATCAGTGGATGACCGCAGGTCTTGCAGTAACCACCGTGGTGGCCTACGCAGTTGCCAGCTCGCCTGCCATACAGGCTGCCATCTTTGGCAACACCATCGTGCTCATTCTCATGCTGGTGGCCCAATTCGGTCTTGTCATCGCCCTTTCGGCGGCGGTTCACAAAATGTCTGGTGGCACGGCCACGGGCCTGTTCCTGCTCTATTCGGCGGTAACCGGCGCAACCCTGTCGTCCATCTTTGTGGTCTACCCCATTGCGTCCATTGCCAACGCGTTTCTGGTCACCACGGGCACATTCCTGGCCATGTCGGTTTACGGCACGGTCACCAAGCGTGACCTTACGGCCATGGGCAGCTTCCTGTTCATGGGCCTCATCGGTATTGTCATTGCCTCGCTGGTGAACATCTTCCTCAAAAGCAGCATGATGGACTTTATCATCAGCTGCGTGGGCGTGCTCATCTTCACCGGCCTGACCGCCTATGACACCCAGAAGCTGCGCCAGTTTGGCGAAAACGCCCCCCTTGAGGACGGAACCGCCGTGCGCCGTGGCGCCATTCTTGGCGCGCTGACCCTGTACCTTGATTTCATCAACCTTTTCCTCATGATGCTGCGCCTCTTCGGCGGCAACCGCGAGTGA
- a CDS encoding peptidylprolyl isomerase — MKSFRVFFRALTLTLCLGAALAVAGQARAADPDPAVKLETNMGDIIVRLDSRKAPISTANFVQYVKSGFYDGTVFHRVIKNFMIQGGGMTADLKQKSTRASIRNEADNGLKNKKYTIAMARTGEPHSASSQFFINTKDNDFLDFKSQTPQGWGYAVFGKVIKGQEVVDKIAAVQTGKKGYYDDVPMENVVIKKAVIVE; from the coding sequence ATGAAATCATTTCGCGTATTTTTTCGTGCGCTTACCTTGACTCTTTGCCTCGGAGCCGCTCTTGCGGTGGCTGGTCAGGCCCGGGCTGCCGATCCCGACCCTGCCGTGAAGCTCGAGACCAACATGGGCGACATTATTGTGCGCCTTGATTCGCGCAAGGCCCCCATCAGCACGGCCAACTTTGTGCAGTATGTCAAATCGGGTTTTTATGACGGCACGGTCTTTCACCGTGTTATCAAAAACTTCATGATTCAGGGCGGCGGCATGACTGCCGACCTCAAGCAGAAGTCGACCCGCGCTTCCATACGCAACGAAGCCGACAACGGTCTGAAGAACAAAAAGTACACCATCGCCATGGCCCGCACCGGCGAGCCGCATTCGGCCTCTTCGCAGTTCTTCATCAACACCAAGGACAACGACTTCCTCGACTTCAAGAGTCAGACTCCCCAGGGCTGGGGCTACGCCGTGTTTGGCAAGGTCATCAAGGGACAGGAAGTGGTAGACAAGATTGCCGCTGTGCAGACCGGCAAAAAGGGCTACTACGACGACGTGCCCATGGAAAATGTGGTCATCAAGAAGGCCGTGATTGTGGAATAG
- a CDS encoding helix-turn-helix domain-containing protein: protein MGNYRCHFELTLQLIGGKWKLLVIYFLSLQKVIRFGQLRRTLPEISERMLVRQLRELEDDGLVSRKVYGTVPPRVDYALTPLGESLVPIMESLRAWGNMYELSREQVTGSADHAPDQVQELAPELADQ, encoded by the coding sequence ATGGGCAATTACCGTTGCCACTTTGAGCTCACCCTGCAACTCATTGGCGGCAAGTGGAAGCTGCTGGTCATCTATTTTCTGTCGTTGCAAAAGGTCATCCGCTTCGGCCAATTGCGGCGCACCCTGCCAGAAATCAGCGAGCGCATGCTAGTGCGCCAGCTGCGCGAACTGGAAGACGACGGTCTGGTGAGCCGCAAGGTCTACGGAACGGTTCCACCTAGGGTGGACTATGCGCTCACACCGCTGGGTGAATCACTTGTGCCGATCATGGAATCGCTCAGGGCCTGGGGCAACATGTACGAACTGAGCCGCGAACAGGTCACAGGCAGCGCTGACCACGCGCCAGATCAGGTGCAGGAACTGGCCCCGGAGCTTGCCGACCAATAG
- a CDS encoding flavodoxin family protein gives MKVLAINGSPRKNGNTAFLLSRALEPLQTAGWETELVQLGGKKIQGCRGCGKCAELKNGRCVFDKDLLNELLQKMLAADAMILGTPCYFTDMTAELKALVDRAGYVAYVNGGLFQGKIGAAVVAAGRAGATHAYDSINHMFLMSKMLVPGSTYWNLGYGDAEGDVQADSFALNNMLHLGRAIDWLGKAVAPHMAGYPSV, from the coding sequence ATGAAGGTACTGGCCATAAACGGAAGCCCCAGAAAGAACGGTAATACGGCATTTTTGCTGAGCAGGGCGCTTGAACCCCTGCAAACTGCGGGATGGGAAACAGAACTGGTGCAGCTTGGCGGCAAAAAAATTCAGGGATGCCGGGGCTGTGGTAAATGTGCAGAACTTAAGAATGGCCGCTGTGTTTTTGACAAAGATCTGCTCAACGAGCTGCTGCAAAAAATGCTGGCGGCGGACGCCATGATTCTGGGCACGCCCTGCTATTTCACCGACATGACGGCAGAGTTGAAGGCCTTGGTGGATAGGGCGGGATATGTGGCCTATGTGAACGGCGGGCTGTTTCAGGGCAAGATTGGCGCAGCTGTGGTGGCTGCTGGCAGGGCAGGGGCTACCCACGCCTACGACAGCATCAACCATATGTTTTTGATGTCAAAGATGCTCGTGCCCGGTTCCACATACTGGAACCTCGGCTATGGCGATGCAGAGGGCGATGTGCAGGCCGACAGCTTTGCGCTGAACAACATGCTGCATCTCGGCAGGGCCATAGACTGGCTTGGCAAGGCGGTTGCGCCGCACATGGCAGGCTACCCCTCTGTGTAG
- the ruvC gene encoding crossover junction endodeoxyribonuclease RuvC: MQAVTVIGIDPGSQRTGWGVVREVSGVLQLVDCGVVRTASAGKEFSDRLARIYHELSGVLARLKPEEAAIEQVFTAKNAASALKLGQARGVAVAACAAHGLSISDYEPTLVKKSLVGTGRAEKEQVAFMVQRLLNVKNANWALDTSDALAVAVCHLTVRRFAALAGK, translated from the coding sequence ATGCAGGCAGTAACTGTCATCGGCATAGACCCCGGCTCGCAGCGTACAGGCTGGGGCGTGGTGCGCGAGGTTTCTGGAGTGCTGCAGCTGGTGGACTGTGGCGTGGTGCGCACTGCCTCTGCGGGCAAGGAATTTTCTGACCGTCTGGCACGCATCTACCACGAGCTTTCGGGCGTGCTGGCCCGCCTCAAGCCGGAAGAAGCCGCCATCGAGCAGGTATTTACGGCCAAAAACGCCGCTTCTGCCCTCAAGCTGGGGCAGGCGCGGGGTGTGGCCGTGGCCGCCTGCGCGGCGCACGGCCTTTCTATCAGCGATTATGAACCCACGCTGGTCAAAAAATCCCTTGTGGGAACAGGTCGGGCGGAAAAAGAGCAGGTTGCCTTTATGGTGCAACGCCTGCTCAACGTCAAAAACGCCAACTGGGCGCTGGACACCTCGGACGCGTTGGCCGTGGCCGTGTGCCATCTGACAGTACGCCGCTTTGCCGCACTGGCGGGCAAGTAG
- a CDS encoding ABC transporter permease, producing the protein MTATESIGNFLRKIGGPCLRGLDALGNTALFMLEGLAQIFASPKIFRRTVQQLYIIGSKSLFLIMLIGVFCGMVLGLQGYYTLVKFGSVGMLGSAVSLTLIRELGPVLTAIMLTGRAGSSMTAEIGVMRITDQIDALDVMDINSMGYLVSPRLLASLIAFPLLTAVFDVIGIIGGYLTGVLMLGINEGAYFYRITSSVTATDVNGGFIKAVLFGLLVTTICCRQGYYTNKRRDSVGPEAVGNATTSAVVISCVLILAADYIVTSFLL; encoded by the coding sequence ATGACCGCAACAGAATCCATTGGCAATTTCTTGCGCAAGATTGGCGGCCCCTGCCTGCGCGGCCTTGACGCGCTTGGCAACACGGCCCTGTTCATGCTTGAGGGTCTGGCCCAGATATTTGCCAGCCCCAAGATTTTTCGGCGTACCGTGCAACAGCTCTACATTATCGGCTCCAAGTCGCTGTTTCTCATCATGCTTATCGGCGTGTTCTGCGGCATGGTGCTGGGGCTTCAGGGCTACTACACCCTGGTGAAATTCGGCTCTGTGGGCATGCTGGGCTCGGCGGTGTCGCTTACCCTTATCCGTGAACTGGGGCCGGTGCTCACGGCCATTATGCTTACGGGCCGCGCCGGTTCTTCCATGACGGCAGAGATCGGCGTCATGCGCATTACCGACCAGATCGACGCACTGGACGTCATGGACATCAACTCCATGGGCTATCTGGTGAGCCCGCGCCTCCTGGCCTCGCTCATCGCCTTTCCGCTGTTGACGGCGGTATTTGACGTTATCGGCATCATCGGCGGCTACCTCACGGGTGTACTCATGCTGGGTATCAACGAGGGCGCGTATTTTTATCGCATCACCAGTTCCGTTACCGCCACCGACGTAAACGGCGGCTTTATCAAGGCCGTGCTGTTTGGTCTGCTGGTTACCACCATCTGCTGCCGGCAGGGCTACTACACCAATAAACGCCGCGACAGCGTTGGGCCCGAGGCCGTGGGCAACGCTACCACCTCTGCCGTGGTTATCTCGTGCGTGCTGATTCTTGCGGCAGACTACATTGTTACCTCGTTTCTGCTCTAA
- a CDS encoding SPOR domain-containing protein — protein sequence MAAPLRKPRKSAASQPSSEKRRFVIRLSGPMAALLGTILAVAVGWSFFMGFMVGRGQNPETRVEQMTSIISNDAPQAKGKAAQQEAPAPDAAATAETADGQNPAPTGENAAGAAPQQGAAGKPADPKGQKAAGQAPPTQQAQQGQQAPAYPFSQPSPNSMAAWGIKPGANQQAAQAGAQNGAQAPKPALAKTGPQFDYVYQVAAFKSDEDADKLRTRLEGKGLRTRTQKSGKLVLVMVSIRGTEDDAFNLREDLRHMKLGVPIMVSQKPVSTKPQKAGR from the coding sequence ATGGCCGCCCCCTTACGCAAACCCCGCAAATCAGCCGCTTCCCAGCCTTCGAGCGAGAAACGCCGTTTTGTAATCCGCCTTTCGGGGCCAATGGCCGCCCTGCTGGGGACAATTCTCGCGGTGGCAGTGGGCTGGTCGTTTTTCATGGGCTTTATGGTCGGGCGCGGGCAGAATCCTGAAACCCGCGTGGAACAGATGACCAGCATTATTTCCAATGATGCCCCGCAAGCCAAGGGCAAGGCCGCTCAGCAGGAAGCGCCCGCCCCCGATGCTGCAGCCACAGCGGAAACAGCCGATGGGCAGAACCCCGCCCCGACTGGAGAAAATGCCGCAGGTGCTGCGCCGCAACAGGGCGCTGCGGGCAAGCCCGCAGACCCAAAGGGGCAAAAGGCCGCAGGACAAGCCCCGCCGACCCAACAGGCGCAGCAGGGCCAGCAGGCCCCTGCCTATCCATTTTCGCAGCCTTCGCCCAACAGCATGGCGGCCTGGGGCATCAAGCCCGGGGCCAACCAGCAGGCTGCACAGGCAGGCGCGCAAAACGGCGCGCAAGCCCCCAAACCGGCTCTGGCCAAAACCGGCCCGCAGTTTGACTATGTGTATCAGGTGGCGGCTTTCAAATCGGACGAAGACGCGGACAAGTTGCGCACCCGCCTTGAGGGCAAGGGCCTGCGCACACGCACCCAGAAGAGCGGCAAGCTTGTACTGGTTATGGTGAGCATACGCGGCACCGAAGACGACGCCTTCAACCTGCGTGAAGACCTGCGTCACATGAAGCTGGGCGTACCGATTATGGTTTCGCAGAAGCCGGTTTCCACCAAACCGCAAAAAGCCGGACGTTGA
- the argS gene encoding arginine--tRNA ligase, with translation MRAIDTLRTALKGIIEEEGLAWPVKTVIEPPRDPKHGDLSVNSAMLLAKEAKVNPRELAQKFAQKLVERCPNVAHAEAAGPGFCNVTFTQDFWRSTVVDIESAATEYGTSTGGDGKKVLLEYVSANPTGPLHVGHGRGAAVGDSLARLLRVAGYDVNTEYYINDAGRQMRLLGLSVWLRAKELAGMPVTWPEDYYKGDYIIDIAREMLDANPALVQLPDAEGQDVCYDKAMNDILNGIKDDLNEFRVEHQRWFSEKTLVEGGAVAAAFKALDNAGYTYEKDNAYWFATENLGDDKNRVLRKSDGSLTYFASDIAYHHDKFQRGYDWLIDIWGADHHGYIPRMRAAITAMGKTQDSFDVVLIQLVNLLREGQPVSMSTRAGTFETLADVIKEVGVDAARFMFLSRKSDSPLDFDLELAKQRSLDNPVYYVQYAHARICAVLRRAEERGFVLPARADANLLQGLDTPEDMALLRKAATFEDMLASAAKSLGVHHVSTYLTELAGQLHSYYARHQVLLADDAPRTLARLALLRSIGQVLRNGLDVLGVSAPETM, from the coding sequence ATGCGCGCCATTGATACCCTGCGCACGGCCCTCAAGGGCATTATTGAAGAAGAAGGCCTTGCCTGGCCCGTCAAAACCGTCATTGAGCCGCCCCGCGACCCCAAGCACGGCGATCTTTCCGTGAACTCTGCCATGCTGCTTGCCAAGGAAGCCAAGGTCAACCCCCGCGAGCTGGCGCAAAAATTTGCCCAGAAGCTTGTGGAGCGTTGCCCCAATGTGGCCCATGCCGAGGCCGCTGGCCCCGGTTTTTGCAACGTGACCTTCACGCAGGATTTCTGGCGCAGCACTGTGGTGGATATTGAATCTGCCGCCACTGAATACGGCACGAGCACGGGCGGCGATGGCAAAAAGGTGCTGCTGGAATACGTTTCCGCCAACCCCACCGGCCCCCTGCATGTGGGCCACGGGCGCGGCGCCGCCGTGGGCGACAGCCTTGCCCGTCTGCTGCGCGTGGCTGGCTATGATGTAAACACCGAGTATTACATCAACGACGCCGGTCGCCAGATGCGCCTGCTGGGCCTTTCCGTATGGCTGCGCGCCAAGGAACTGGCCGGCATGCCCGTTACCTGGCCCGAAGACTACTACAAGGGCGACTACATCATCGACATCGCCCGCGAAATGCTCGATGCCAACCCCGCCCTTGTGCAGCTGCCCGACGCCGAAGGTCAGGACGTGTGCTACGACAAGGCCATGAACGACATTCTCAATGGCATCAAGGACGACCTCAACGAATTTCGCGTGGAGCACCAGCGCTGGTTTTCTGAAAAAACCCTGGTGGAAGGCGGAGCCGTTGCCGCTGCCTTCAAGGCGCTCGACAATGCTGGCTATACCTACGAAAAAGACAATGCCTACTGGTTTGCCACCGAAAATCTGGGCGACGACAAAAACCGAGTGCTGCGCAAGTCGGACGGCAGCCTGACCTACTTTGCCTCAGACATCGCCTACCACCACGACAAATTCCAGCGTGGCTACGACTGGCTCATCGACATCTGGGGCGCAGACCACCACGGCTACATTCCGCGTATGCGCGCGGCCATCACGGCCATGGGCAAAACCCAGGACAGCTTTGACGTGGTGCTCATCCAGCTGGTCAACCTGCTGCGCGAGGGGCAGCCCGTGAGCATGTCCACCCGCGCGGGCACGTTTGAAACCCTGGCCGACGTTATCAAGGAAGTGGGCGTGGACGCGGCGCGTTTCATGTTTCTTTCGCGCAAGAGCGACAGCCCGCTCGACTTTGACCTTGAGCTTGCCAAGCAGCGTAGCCTCGACAACCCCGTGTACTACGTGCAGTACGCCCACGCGCGCATCTGCGCCGTGCTGCGCAGGGCCGAGGAACGCGGTTTTGTGTTGCCCGCCAGGGCCGATGCCAATCTGCTGCAAGGGCTCGACACGCCCGAGGACATGGCCCTGCTGCGCAAGGCCGCCACGTTTGAAGACATGCTGGCCTCTGCCGCCAAATCACTCGGCGTGCACCATGTGAGCACCTACCTTACCGAACTGGCCGGGCAGCTGCACAGCTACTACGCCAGGCATCAGGTGCTGCTGGCCGACGACGCGCCGCGCACCCTGGCCCGCCTTGCCCTGTTGCGCTCCATCGGTCAGGTGCTGCGCAATGGCCTGGACGTGCTTGGCGTAAGCGCCCCTGAAACCATGTAG
- a CDS encoding ACP S-malonyltransferase: MTQAVLLFPGQGSQESGMGRDLAEASSDAMNLWKQAERISGLPLREIYWEGDDAAMSDTRALQPALTVVNLNLWSAVAARAGVCGAAGHSLGEFSAMAAAGVIPAECALELTALRGRLMAEADPDGKGGMAALLKLDQAAIEEIVAETIAQCGELLLVANYNTPGQLVISGTKAAVALACQKAKERKGRGLELKVSGAFHSPMMAEANKELAPLLRKAVWSKPRFPVYCNAHGKAVTDGESARESLLVQMTSSVLWIDTMRNQYADGARRWLELGPKAVLGKMVAPCLAGTAAAEDLAIELVNNAETAAAFAG; the protein is encoded by the coding sequence ATGACACAAGCCGTTCTGCTCTTTCCCGGCCAGGGCTCGCAAGAGTCGGGCATGGGCCGCGATCTGGCCGAGGCCTCTTCTGATGCCATGAATCTGTGGAAGCAGGCCGAGCGCATCAGCGGCCTGCCCCTGCGCGAAATTTACTGGGAAGGCGACGATGCCGCCATGAGCGACACCCGCGCCCTGCAACCCGCTCTCACCGTGGTGAACCTGAACCTCTGGAGCGCCGTTGCCGCGCGCGCCGGCGTGTGCGGCGCCGCTGGCCACAGCCTTGGCGAGTTCAGCGCCATGGCCGCCGCTGGCGTGATCCCGGCCGAATGCGCCCTTGAGCTCACCGCCCTGCGCGGCCGCCTGATGGCCGAGGCCGATCCCGACGGCAAGGGTGGCATGGCTGCCCTGCTCAAGCTTGACCAGGCCGCCATTGAAGAAATTGTGGCCGAGACCATCGCCCAGTGCGGCGAGCTGCTGCTGGTGGCCAACTACAACACCCCCGGCCAGCTTGTTATCAGCGGCACCAAGGCCGCCGTGGCCCTGGCCTGCCAGAAGGCCAAGGAACGCAAGGGCCGCGGGCTTGAGCTCAAGGTCAGCGGCGCGTTTCACAGCCCCATGATGGCCGAGGCCAACAAGGAGCTTGCCCCCCTGCTGCGCAAGGCCGTGTGGAGCAAACCCAGGTTTCCCGTTTACTGCAACGCCCACGGCAAGGCCGTGACCGACGGCGAAAGTGCACGTGAAAGTCTGCTTGTGCAGATGACCTCATCCGTGCTGTGGATAGACACCATGCGCAACCAGTATGCCGACGGCGCGCGCCGCTGGCTAGAACTGGGCCCCAAGGCCGTGCTGGGCAAGATGGTGGCTCCGTGCCTTGCCGGTACGGCAGCGGCAGAAGATCTCGCCATCGAGCTGGTCAACAATGCCGAAACCGCCGCGGCCTTTGCGGGATAG
- a CDS encoding RsmG family class I SAM-dependent methyltransferase, whose protein sequence is MQRQSVDRKELARLAAASGAEVPQTALEPLAEYLEMLCQWNKAMNLVGPHTWQDMLVRLAVDSFHLATFLDTLDLPEAPLCWDLGAGAGLPGIPLRMAWTRGSYYMIEVREKRALFISSVLSRLQLPSTHIFRGPVEHFFQGQYYKADCILSRAFMPWRQLLELAGPRLHANGVLVILALEPAPRDLPAPWRLVEQHRYVAAGNGRWFWALAPSAESERLTYDAATHKAG, encoded by the coding sequence ATGCAGCGACAATCGGTTGACAGAAAGGAACTGGCCCGTCTGGCGGCGGCCTCTGGCGCGGAAGTGCCTCAAACGGCACTGGAACCCCTTGCGGAATATCTTGAAATGCTTTGCCAGTGGAACAAGGCCATGAATCTTGTTGGCCCGCACACCTGGCAGGACATGCTTGTCCGGCTGGCGGTGGACAGTTTTCATCTGGCAACATTTCTGGATACGCTTGACCTGCCCGAAGCTCCCCTGTGCTGGGATCTGGGCGCGGGCGCGGGCCTGCCAGGTATTCCCCTGCGCATGGCATGGACGCGCGGTTCGTACTACATGATAGAAGTGCGCGAAAAGCGCGCCCTGTTCATTTCAAGCGTGCTTTCACGCCTGCAGTTGCCCTCGACTCATATTTTCAGAGGGCCAGTGGAACATTTTTTTCAGGGGCAATATTACAAGGCCGACTGTATCCTGAGCCGGGCCTTTATGCCGTGGAGGCAGCTGCTTGAGCTTGCCGGACCCCGTCTGCACGCCAACGGCGTGCTGGTGATTCTGGCTCTTGAGCCCGCGCCGCGCGATCTGCCCGCTCCCTGGCGCCTGGTTGAGCAGCACCGTTATGTGGCGGCTGGCAATGGCCGCTGGTTTTGGGCGCTTGCACCCAGTGCGGAAAGCGAACGCCTGACCTATGATGCGGCAACGCACAAGGCTGGGTAG
- a CDS encoding STT3 domain-containing protein, with the protein MHPADKAEAQAAPQAAASTAADRQAPHTQQAASAGGKLLPTAGKNLQPGGRSLPSGRYWARGLFWGVLTLALAFALRMLEWSSWQNPEYRLGSEWLLATHDAYTWVAGAEDFGLAVGHPMAVMLKGMADMAGATPAAVAFWFPALLASFVAVIAFAWVWALGSIEAGVAAGILTSIAPGFLARTLLGFYDTDLVTLFFPLLMTLAPASWAMRYMLLPGMVLRRLSMSTGVMNLRRIFSRKLPESHWAPSFKQADHLGNPLRWQWVVLLGCSGVISWWTQEWHSVFPYLIRYNVGLLVFMSMVMAPRGRRGLLLLGSMAYALPTLAGPWGLSFSLMLLAAGTKTGFRLRRILCKPWLLVVLLVGVGFLMLQGEILTSIVNHVNAYVKHSGDVKSTGGGLSLEYPSVAQSIIEVQDLGFAEIFPYFHPWMEAAALGLLGFGLVVLRRPGALFLLPLAALGILSVKMGGRMVMFGAPIMAIGLTLPFYWLLQRLLRADLRGAVAGMLTSGLLLALLVAPFADMIPAMSQGPIINRRHAEALSRARAMTPPDAMLWLWWDWGYSANHFARRQTIADGAQHAGPSLYLPAAVFATDNPRFARQIIRYTAQCGNEPGNVFEGLDGQGAQDLMDRLRSPETPLIEAKGKLYVVASFEMLRLGFWISNFGNWNFVTRSGEGGALSIVPQALAYKLDTGEVRLEGNSSAIYASSISVFEETGVTRRNYIQDWFDAHPRATPEEQHEFLSKRRNINFLFNRVTDEKLAIDAGLYNSLMVQLLVGDPQDPRISPYFKLVYDNVFARIYEVL; encoded by the coding sequence ATGCACCCCGCAGACAAAGCAGAAGCCCAAGCCGCACCGCAGGCCGCAGCCAGCACCGCAGCAGACAGACAAGCCCCGCACACCCAGCAGGCCGCATCTGCGGGAGGCAAACTGTTGCCTACAGCGGGTAAAAACCTGCAACCGGGGGGCCGGTCGCTGCCCTCGGGGCGTTACTGGGCCCGTGGGCTGTTCTGGGGGGTGTTGACCCTTGCCCTGGCCTTTGCCCTGCGCATGCTCGAGTGGTCCAGCTGGCAGAATCCGGAATACCGCCTTGGCAGCGAATGGCTGCTGGCTACGCACGATGCCTACACCTGGGTGGCCGGGGCGGAGGATTTCGGCCTTGCCGTGGGGCACCCCATGGCTGTCATGCTCAAGGGCATGGCCGATATGGCGGGAGCCACACCGGCTGCGGTGGCTTTCTGGTTTCCCGCATTGCTGGCAAGCTTTGTGGCCGTTATCGCCTTTGCCTGGGTATGGGCGCTGGGCAGCATCGAGGCGGGCGTTGCCGCCGGTATTCTCACGTCCATTGCGCCGGGCTTTCTGGCGCGTACCCTGCTGGGTTTTTACGATACCGACCTCGTAACCCTGTTCTTTCCCCTGCTCATGACCTTGGCCCCGGCCAGCTGGGCCATGCGCTACATGCTGTTGCCCGGCATGGTGTTGCGGCGTCTTTCCATGTCTACCGGCGTCATGAACCTGCGCCGCATCTTTTCGCGCAAATTGCCCGAAAGTCACTGGGCACCAAGCTTCAAACAGGCCGACCACCTGGGCAATCCCCTGCGCTGGCAGTGGGTTGTGCTGCTGGGTTGCTCTGGTGTCATATCGTGGTGGACGCAGGAATGGCACTCGGTTTTTCCCTATCTGATCCGCTACAATGTGGGCCTGCTGGTCTTTATGAGCATGGTTATGGCACCTCGCGGGCGGCGTGGTCTGCTGCTGCTGGGCAGCATGGCCTATGCCCTGCCTACCCTGGCCGGACCGTGGGGGCTCAGCTTCAGCCTTATGTTGCTGGCGGCGGGCACTAAAACCGGCTTCAGGCTGCGGCGTATCCTGTGCAAACCCTGGCTGCTGGTCGTGCTGCTGGTGGGCGTGGGTTTTCTGATGCTGCAGGGCGAAATTCTCACGTCCATCGTCAACCACGTGAACGCCTATGTGAAGCACTCCGGCGATGTGAAAAGCACGGGCGGGGGGCTTTCGCTGGAATATCCTTCAGTGGCGCAGTCCATCATCGAGGTGCAGGATCTGGGCTTTGCCGAAATTTTTCCCTACTTCCATCCCTGGATGGAAGCTGCCGCCCTTGGCCTGCTGGGCTTTGGGCTGGTTGTTCTGCGCAGGCCAGGAGCGCTCTTTTTGCTGCCGCTGGCGGCACTGGGCATTTTGAGCGTCAAAATGGGCGGCCGCATGGTCATGTTTGGCGCGCCCATCATGGCCATCGGGCTTACCCTGCCGTTTTACTGGCTGCTGCAGCGCCTGCTGCGCGCCGACCTGCGCGGCGCGGTGGCGGGCATGCTGACCAGTGGCCTTTTGCTGGCCCTGCTGGTTGCGCCCTTTGCCGACATGATTCCCGCCATGTCGCAGGGGCCCATCATCAACCGTCGTCATGCAGAAGCCCTTTCGCGCGCCAGGGCCATGACTCCGCCCGACGCCATGCTCTGGCTGTGGTGGGACTGGGGCTACTCGGCCAACCACTTTGCCCGGCGTCAGACCATTGCCGACGGTGCACAGCACGCCGGGCCTTCGCTCTATCTGCCCGCAGCGGTCTTTGCCACCGACAATCCGCGTTTTGCACGCCAGATCATCCGTTATACGGCGCAGTGCGGCAACGAGCCGGGCAACGTCTTTGAAGGGCTCGACGGGCAGGGCGCGCAAGACTTGATGGACAGGCTGCGCTCGCCCGAAACCCCGCTCATTGAGGCCAAGGGCAAGCTGTATGTGGTTGCGAGCTTTGAAATGCTACGGCTCGGCTTCTGGATAAGCAACTTTGGCAACTGGAATTTTGTTACGCGATCGGGCGAGGGTGGGGCTCTTTCCATCGTGCCGCAGGCCCTTGCCTACAAGCTTGATACTGGCGAGGTGCGTCTTGAGGGCAACAGCAGCGCCATTTACGCCTCGTCCATCAGCGTGTTTGAAGAAACGGGCGTGACGCGCCGCAATTATATTCAGGACTGGTTTGACGCGCATCCAAGGGCCACGCCCGAAGAACAGCACGAATTCCTTTCAAAGCGCCGCAATATCAACTTTCTTTTCAACAGGGTAACGGACGAAAAACTGGCCATTGATGCGGGTCTGTACAATTCGCTGATGGTGCAGCTTCTCGTGGGCGATCCGCAGGATCCGCGTATTTCGCCCTATTTCAAGCTGGTGTACGACAATGTGTTCGCCAGAATTTACGAGGTGCTGTAG
- a CDS encoding 23S rRNA (pseudouridine(1915)-N(3))-methyltransferase RlmH, translated as MTGKPLKYISVGKLKTPFWKDAAAHYTTRITRWRKLDITEVRDGDSALPQDQRNALEGRRIIEALDPQDIALVLDERGQHLTSPQLADLLRQMDHDARGRACFVIGGAWGLDEAVRQRASRCISLSHMTLPHELARVVLLEQIYRAECILRKVPYHH; from the coding sequence ATGACTGGCAAACCCTTGAAATACATAAGTGTGGGCAAGCTGAAAACGCCGTTCTGGAAGGATGCCGCAGCCCACTACACCACGCGCATTACCCGCTGGCGCAAGCTGGACATAACCGAAGTGCGCGACGGTGATTCCGCCCTGCCGCAGGATCAGCGCAACGCTCTTGAAGGCCGCCGCATCATTGAGGCCCTTGACCCGCAGGACATCGCCCTGGTGCTCGACGAACGCGGCCAGCACCTTACCTCGCCCCAACTGGCCGATCTGCTGCGCCAGATGGACCACGACGCCAGAGGCAGGGCCTGCTTTGTCATCGGTGGCGCGTGGGGACTGGACGAGGCCGTGCGCCAGCGGGCCAGCCGCTGTATCAGCCTTTCGCACATGACCCTGCCGCACGAACTTGCCCGCGTGGTACTGCTTGAGCAAATCTACCGGGCAGAGTGCATCCTGCGCAAGGTGCCCTATCACCATTAG